One window from the genome of Cryptococcus deuterogattii R265 chromosome 10, complete sequence encodes:
- a CDS encoding cytoplasmic protein, producing MGVFSKVKDQFTQSSPSYDFPPPTPSIPLGPSAIFRYRKQRGLNLGSWFSLEQWICPHVFRGAKPPGQSDYDVASGNDAKRILEEHWDTWINENDMKWIASRGFNSVRLPIAYYHLCGPLPEVLKGTDFESFRYVFEGAWGRIERAVEMAGSYGLGVLIDLHGAAGAQNPDAHAGLSRGKVSFWDTHANQASTSLALRFLASKFASVPYVVGLELLNEPQNNRKLQSWYTKTIEEVRKVAPPDFPIYCSDAWDTDHYASWVGSRGDFVVLDHHLYRCFTDEDKCKTGTDHANNLRSGFKGRFAQQCEAAKGSLVVGEWSASLDPRSFPNGMPDGEKDAQRRAFVQAQLELFEVHTAGYWFWTYKKGEGWDAGWSATNASQAEILPGWVGSRQFKGAPPSHIKDQELQNGHKSHADYWAANGGSPNPNMYAPGFSQGWDDALIFLSAQGSPSEMGFVHQWAVRRQAEFESQGHKLGRAAWEWEHGFKQGVEACARCCLA from the exons ATGGGCGTGTTCTCAAAGGTTAAAGATCAATTCACCCAATCCTCCCCCTCTTACGATTTTCCACCTCCCACTCCTTCAATCCCTCTGGGTCCCAGCGCAATATTCCGTTACCGCAAACAACGAGGACTCAATTTGGGATCATGGTTCTCCCTCGAACAATGGATCTGTCCTCACGTTTTCAGAGGTGCCAAACCTCCGGGGCAAAGTGACTATGACGTGGCTAGTGGGAACGACGCAAAGAGGATCTTAGAGGAACACTGGGATACTTGGATCAATGAGAATGATATGAAATGGATTGCATCTAGGGGGTTTAACAGTGTCCGACTTCCA ATAGCATATTATCACCTCTGCGGGCCTCTCCCTGAAGTTCTGAAAGGCACTGATTTTGAGTCATTTCGCTATGTTTTTGAAGGTGCTTGGGGACGAATCGAGAGGGCCGTCGAGATGGCTGGATCTTATGGTTTAGGAGTGCTTATCG ACCTGCACGGTGCGGCCGGTGCTCAGAATCCAGATG CTCATGCCGGCCTTTCTCGCGGCAAAGTATCATTTTGGGATACCCACGCCAACCAAGCCTCTACTTCCCTTGCGCTTCGCTTCCTTGCATCCAAGTTTGCTTCTGTACCCTACGTCGTCGGCCTAGAACTCCTTAACGAGCCCCAGAACAATCGCAAACTGCAGTCATGGTACACCAAGACTATCGAAGAAGTCCGCAAAGTCGCTCCGCCCGACTTTCCCATCTACTGTTCAGACGCATGGGATACGGACCATTATGCTAGTTGGGTCGGATCGAGAGGCGATTTCGTCGTGTTAGACCATCATCTTTACAGATGTTTCACCGATGAGGACAAATGTAAAACCGGGACTGATCATGCAAACAACCTCAGATCTGGTTTCAAAGGTAGGTTTGCCCAACAATGCGAAGCCGCCAAAGGATCTCTCGTCGTGGGCGAATGGTCCGCTTCTCTGGATCCTCGGTCCTTCCCTAACGGAATGCCTGACGGTGAGAAAGATGCGCAACGACGAGCATTTGTCCAAGCCCAGCTGGAGTTATTCGAGGTCCACACGGCAGGGTACTGGTTTTGGACTTACAAGAAAGGTGAAGGATGGGACGCTGGCTGGTCGGCGACCAATGCGAGTCAGGCGGAGATCCTGCCTGGTTGGGTTGGAAGCAGGCAGTTTAAAGGAGCACCACCGAGCCATATCAAGGATCAAGAATTGCAGAACGGGCACA AATCCCACGCTGATTATTGGGCCGCAAACGGCGGTTCTCCCAATCCAAATATGTACGCTCCCGGATTCTCTCAAGGATGGGACGATgccctcatcttcttgagtGCCCAAGGATCACCTAGCGAGATGGGTTTTGTGCACCAATGGGCGGTAAGGCGCCAAGCAGAGTTTGAAAGCCAGGGGCATAAGCTAGGTCGCGCTGCTTGGGAATGGGAGCATGGCTTCAAACAAGGGGTTGAAGCGTGTGCTAGGTGCTGCTTGGCTTGA
- a CDS encoding ubiquitin carboxyl-terminal hydrolase 7, which yields MQQPVNDVQDIILDESPAPMEVDDIPNVHDYEAYATKCMPDLGLEIEDFQYQTWRIEHWSQQPKRIVGPEFSCGGHKWRILLFPQGNANGQPNDMVSVYLDYANPKTAPEGWHACAQFCLAISNPWDPTIQTSSHAHHRFVAEECDWGFTRFVDLRKLYTADPANGKNRPTIENDEVEITAFVRVLKDPTGVLWHNFVNYDSKKETGHVGLKNQGATCYMNSLLQSLFCTNYFRKAVYQIPTEDDIPSESLALALQRVFYHLQTSNQPVGTTELTKSFGWKSLDSFMQHDVQEFSRILQDKLEIKMKGTPAEGAIPKLFKGQMKNYIKCIDVDFESSVIEDFYDIQLTIKGLKDLRASFKEYVSVETLDGENKYQAEGHGLQAARKGVIFKSFPPVLHLQLRRFEYDVEKDALVKINDRHEFPFEIDLGEFLDESADRSQSHVYKLHGVLVHSGDLHGGHYFALIKPEKDGRWYKFDDDRVTPVTDKEVLEDNYGGDMLNGLVPPHQRIQARTLKKFTNAYMLVYVRETELDTVLAPFTESDTPPHLKARLDHEREQLEAKKREKDEQHLYLTAKVITDEIFSKHQGFDLASFEDKNIPATDLPTFRVLKNESYPTFKSRIASHFKIPERDFRLWVLVNRQNKTTRPDVPIHENDNTQTMESIRNSMAARASDLKLYLDYNPDHAKFSELHAEGKEPPIMIFLKWFDCSRQTLLGQGKVFVDKYQKVSDLLGIIQERMGWPSSTPIKLYEEIKAGMIEGMKLKQSFIQNEIQDGDIICYQVELPEKEIADLEAQSLYSSVPQFYDFLQNRILVHFKPRYEDRAASVPEFDLMLSKKMTYDIMAHRVGEFLKHDPLKLRFTSAHNQNGAPKAIVKRSLNQSVADITQTSYYNQHAHICIYYELLDISIIELETKKSLKVVWTGRHNKEEATHSFLLPKTCTFNDVADNMSKLVKLEPNGSGKIRIFDVSPSGRSQREHTGSEMIGNLPESAELFAEEIPVEELQAGEGTKIVNVFHYSRDPSRTHGVPCKFVLHEGEPFSETKARLQERIGVSEKEFAKYKFSLVTSTVFKQPSIVEENDIIYDHKWAPDDALGLDHIDRRPNKANIEKGIVMR from the exons ATG CAGCAACCTGTAAATGATGTGCAGGACATTATTTTGGACGAAAGTCCGGCTCCAATGGAAGTCGATGACATCCCAAATGTTCATGACT ATGAAGCTTATGCTACCAAGTGCATGCCTGATCTAGGCTTAGAGATCGAGGACTTCCAGTACCAAACATGGCGAATTGAGCACTGGAGTCAGCAGCCGAAAAGAATAGTCGGACCAGAGTTCAGTTGCGGTGGTCACAAGTG GCGCATTTTGTTGTTTCCGCAAGGAAACGCGAACGGACAGCCCAACGACATGGTCTCGGTATACTTAGATTATGCGAACCCAAAGACAGCCCCCGAAGGATGGCATGCGTGTGCACAATTCTGCCTGGCCATTTCGAACCCATGGGATCCCACGATTCAAACATCTAGCC ACGCGCATCACCGATTTGTTGCTGAAGAATGTGATTGGGGATTCACTCGATTTGTCGATTTGCGAAAGTTGTACACAGCGGATCCTGCCAACGGCAAGAACAGACCGACgattgagaatgatgaagtggaGATTACAGCTTTCGTGCGAGTGTTGAAGGATCCGACCGGCGTTTTGTGGCACAATTTTGTAAA TTACGATTCGAAGAAGGAGACTGGTCATGTTGGTTTGAAAAACCAAGGCGCAACCTGTTACATGAACTCTCTCTTGCAGTCACTGTTCTGTACCAATTACTTCCGAAAA GCAGTCTACCAAATACCCACCGAAGATGATATTCCATCCGAAAGCTTGGCTTTGGCTCTTCAACGCGTAttttatcatcttcagacgTCCAACCAACCTGTAGGAACCACTGAGCTCACAAAATCTTTTGGGTGGAAATCCCTCGATTCTTTCATGCAACATGATGTGCAGGAGTTCAGCCGTATCCTTCAAGACAAGTTAGAAAtcaagatgaagggaaCTCCTGCCGAAGGCGCCATTCCAAAGCTGTTTAAGGGTCAGATGAAGAACTATATCAAGTGCATCGACGTAGATTTTGAGTCTTCCGTAATTGAAGACTTTTATG ATATCCAACTTACCATTAAGGGACTGAAGGATTTGCGGGCTTCCTTTAAGGAGTATGTGTCTGTTGAGACGCTCGACGGAGAGAACAAGTATCAAGCGGAGGGGCACGGCTTGCAGGCTGCGAGAAAGGGTGTCATTTTCAAATCATTTCCTCCAGTGCTTCATCTCCAGCTGCGCCGTTTTGAATATGACGTGGAGAAAGATGCCTTGGTCAAGATTAATGATCGTCACGAGTTTCCCTTCGAGATCGATTTGGGAGAGTTCCTCGATGAGTCGGCCGACCGGTCTCAGTCCCACGTCTACAAGCTCCACGGTGTCCTGGTGCACTCCGGCGATCTTCACGGTGGCCATTATTTCGCCCTCATCAAGCCCGAAAAGGATGGTCGTTGGTACaaatttgatgatgacagaGTGACGCCCGTCACAGACAAGGAGGTCTTGGAGGACAATTATGGCGGAGATATGTTGAACGGTCttgttcctcctcatcaaaggATTCAGGCTAGAACGCTCAAGAAGTTCACCAACGCCTATATGTTGGTTTATGTAAGGGAAACAGAGCTCGACACAGTGTTGGCTCCCTTTACGGAAAGTGACACACCTCCTCATTTGA AGGCTCGCTTGGATCACGAGAGGGAGCAGCTcgaggcgaagaagagggagaaggatgaacaGCACCTGTACTTGACTGCGAAAGTCATCACCGACGagatcttctccaagcaTCAAGGCTTCGATCTAGCCTCCTTTGAGGACAAGAATATTCCAGCTACCGATCTGCCTACTTTCCGGGTGCTGAAGAACGAGAGTTATCCAACTTTCAAGAGCAGGATTGCTTCCCACTTTAAGATTCCAGAACGCGATTTCCGATTGTGGGTACTTGTAAACCGACAAAACAAGACGACGCGACCCGATGTCCCTATTCACGAGAATGACAACACACAAA CAATGGAAAGTATCCGTAATTCAATGGCCGCTCGAGCTTCTGATCTCAAATTATACCTCGACTACAATCCCGATCATGCCAAGTTCAGCGAA CTGCATGCTGAGGGCAAGGAGCCTCCTATCATGATCTTCCTCAAGTGGTTCGACTGTTCTCGTCAAACGTTATTAGGCCAAGGAAAGGTCTTTGTCGACAAGTATCAAAAAGTTTCGGACTTGTTGGGTATCATACAGGAAAGGATGGGTTGGCCATCTTCAACGCCCATCAAGCTTTATGAG GAAATCAAAGCGGGGATGATTGAGGGAATGAAATTGAAGCAGTCCTTCATTCAAAATGAAATCCAAGACGGAGATATAATCTGTTATCAGGTGGAACTTCCCGAGAAAGA AATCGCCGATCTAGAAGCACAATCATTATACTCTAGCGTCCCCCAATTCTACGACTTCCTCCAAAACCGAATTCTTGTACACTTCAAGCCTCGTTATGAAGATAGAGCGGCCAGCGTGCCCGAATTCGATCTCATGTTGAGTAAGAAGATGACGTATGACATT ATGGCGCATCGAGTTGGGGAGTTCCTGAAACACGACCCTTTGAAGTTGAGATTCACCTCGGCTCATAACCAAAACGGTGCTCCCAAAGCTATTGTCAAACGTTCGTTGAATCAAAGTGTGGCGGATATTACCCAGACTAGCTATTACAACCAGCATGCTCACATCTGTATCTATTACGAGTTACTTGATATCAGTATCATTGAGTtagaaacaaaaaaatcACTGAAGGTTGTTTGGACAGGAAGACACaataaagaagaa GCCACACATTCATTTTTACTGCCCAAAACCTGCACATTCAATGATGTGGCCGATAACATGTCAAAGCTCGTCAAACTCGAACCTAATGGCAGCGGCAAGATTAGAATCTTTGATGTTTCACCCTCCGGTCGATCACAACGTGAACATACTGGTTCAGAAATGATTGGAAATCTCCCTGAATCAGCTGAATTATTTGCAGAAGAGATTCCCGTTGAAGAATTACAAGCGGGCGAGGGCACCAAGATTGTGAACGTGTTCCACTACAGCAGAGACCCTTCCAGGACCCATGGCGTTCCTTGCAAATTTGTTCTGCACGAA GGAGAGCCTTTCTCTGAGACTAAAGCACGATTGCAAGAGAGGATCGGCGTTTCTGAAAAGGAATTCGCCAAATACAAGTTCTCTTTAGTGACCTCAACAGTATTCAAGCAACCCTCTATTGTGGAAGAAA ACGACATTATCTACGACCACAAGTGGGCGCCAGACGATGCTCTTGGTCTTGACCATATCGATAGGCGGCCAAACAAGGCGAACATCGAAAAGGGTATTGTGATGAGATAG